The following proteins are co-located in the Pseudomonadota bacterium genome:
- a CDS encoding benzoate-CoA ligase family protein: protein MIHGGSAEFFNAADYFVDRNVRQGRGHKVAVYTELRNYTYNDIQKMTNKTANALRELGVRVDDRVIMIMLDVPQFYAIFYGAIKIGAVPIPTNTMLTPEDYEYYLNDSRARVLVVSEQLIPVIAKIKGDLRYLRDMIVISEKDGAFIPFKQKYRHAPETIKTEFTMKDDVGFWLYSSGSTGAPKGAIHSQYDMVAVSESFGQGVLKLTEDDILFSAARLFFAYGLGNSGYLPLSVGASVVLSSQSPKPEGMFQYLEKFRPTIFFGIPTLYGQMLEYKERQDEEKGTAPDPNANHEFSSVRICVSAGEALPPDIYHRWKKRFGIDIIDGIGTTEMLHIFIANLPGQVRPGSTGKPVPGYELKIVDDNGQDIPQGEIGMLLVKGGSAAQQYWRKREKTKATMQGEWINTGDKYYMDEEGYYFCAGRGDDMLKVGGIWVSPVEVENCIMGHPAVFEVAVTAKNDENSLVKPKAWVVLKDGHNASEELEKDIKQWVLDRLAKYKYPRWVEFVDELPKSVTGKIQRFKLR from the coding sequence ATTATTTTGTTGACCGGAATGTGCGCCAGGGTCGGGGTCATAAGGTTGCCGTTTATACTGAATTACGCAACTACACTTACAATGATATCCAGAAAATGACCAATAAAACAGCAAATGCATTACGCGAGCTGGGAGTTCGCGTTGACGACCGCGTCATAATGATCATGCTGGATGTTCCACAGTTTTATGCCATATTCTATGGCGCCATCAAAATAGGGGCTGTACCTATACCTACCAATACGATGCTCACACCTGAGGATTATGAGTATTACCTGAACGACAGCAGGGCAAGAGTCCTTGTGGTTTCTGAGCAGCTTATTCCTGTTATCGCAAAAATAAAGGGGGATCTCCGTTATCTCCGCGATATGATTGTAATCTCGGAAAAAGATGGAGCCTTTATACCCTTTAAACAGAAATACAGACATGCGCCGGAAACCATTAAAACAGAGTTTACCATGAAAGACGATGTCGGTTTCTGGCTTTACAGCTCAGGGTCAACAGGCGCTCCTAAGGGTGCCATACACTCACAATATGATATGGTGGCAGTTTCAGAGTCCTTTGGCCAGGGCGTACTGAAACTTACAGAAGATGACATCCTTTTCTCGGCAGCACGGCTCTTCTTTGCCTACGGTCTCGGTAATTCAGGATATTTGCCATTATCTGTGGGCGCTTCGGTTGTACTTAGCTCACAGTCACCTAAACCCGAAGGTATGTTCCAATACCTTGAAAAGTTCCGCCCCACCATTTTCTTCGGCATACCGACGCTTTACGGTCAAATGCTGGAGTACAAAGAAAGACAGGACGAGGAAAAGGGCACTGCGCCTGATCCTAACGCGAATCATGAGTTTTCATCCGTCCGCATCTGTGTTTCAGCAGGAGAGGCGCTGCCTCCGGATATCTACCATCGCTGGAAAAAACGTTTCGGTATTGACATCATTGACGGAATTGGCACAACAGAGATGCTCCATATATTCATCGCAAACCTTCCAGGCCAAGTAAGGCCGGGCTCTACAGGAAAACCTGTACCCGGCTATGAACTGAAAATTGTGGACGATAACGGTCAGGACATTCCTCAAGGAGAAATAGGTATGCTCCTAGTCAAAGGGGGGAGCGCAGCCCAGCAGTACTGGAGAAAGCGGGAAAAGACAAAAGCCACCATGCAGGGTGAGTGGATCAATACAGGCGATAAATATTACATGGATGAAGAAGGCTACTACTTCTGTGCAGGTCGCGGCGACGACATGCTGAAGGTAGGCGGCATCTGGGTCTCGCCTGTTGAGGTTGAGAATTGTATTATGGGACATCCGGCCGTATTCGAAGTTGCTGTAACAGCCAAGAATGATGAAAACAGCCTCGTAAAACCAAAGGCATGGGTTGTACTGAAAGATGGTCATAATGCATCTGAGGAATTAGAGAAGGATATCAAACAGTGGGTGTTGGACCGCCTGGCCAAGTATAAGTATCCACGGTGGGTTGAATTTGTCGATGAACTCCCGAAAAGCGTAACAGGTAAGATACAGAGGTTTAAACTCCGTTAG